From the genome of Leguminivora glycinivorella isolate SPB_JAAS2020 chromosome Z, LegGlyc_1.1, whole genome shotgun sequence, one region includes:
- the LOC125241612 gene encoding LOW QUALITY PROTEIN: 39S ribosomal protein L30, mitochondrial (The sequence of the model RefSeq protein was modified relative to this genomic sequence to represent the inferred CDS: inserted 1 base in 1 codon), whose product MNKQLLKVCSPLATFSRARGFAPPPGGIKYPGGITYYPSHADHKDPEITPSKLFRVERIKTLKHQPWYLKLIMKELKIDEETRVTIVKNIPEINSRLWKVKHLIKVTPITXPYGEPAPEDIKHTVLKENGQCIVTKTLAPQPEQIEALDNFDNNKKKMDSTTIKRDSRHKWNQAYSGGF is encoded by the exons ATGAACAAACAGCTCCTCAAAGTTTGTAGCCCGTTGGCTACATTCTCAAGAGCAAGAGGCTTCGCTCCTCCACCTGGCGGAATCAAATATCCAGGAGGAATCACATATTACCCCAG CCATGCAGACCATAAAGACCCAGAGATCACCCCTTCAAAGCTATTTAGAGTGGAACGTATAAAAACCCTGAAGCATCAGCCCTGGTACCTGAAACTGATCATGAAAGAGCTGAAAATTGACGAAGAG ACCAGAGTCACCATTGTCAAGAATATACCTGAAATCAATTCCAGGCTTTGGAAGGTGAAACATTTGATAAAAGTTACCCCAATCA TTCCCTACGGAGAACCTGCCCCGGAGGATATCAAACATACAGTCCTGAAAGAAAACGGGCAGTGTATAGTCACAAAAACACTTGCACCACAACCTGAACAGATTGAGGCCTTGGACAACTTCGATAACAACAAAAAGAAAATGGATTCTACTACAATAAAGAGAGATTCTAGGCATAAGTGGAATCAGGCATATAGTGGTGGATTTTAG
- the LOC125241413 gene encoding uncharacterized protein LOC125241413 produces MNCLRLLNASHKNLFKVSSIKYATHPLKFLEAQSKWQEKDGVSKRWQLIYKAPMDTQLNYATTYLTLSTVSVAAGGLYYASVIDKSAFNDPVVIGTDVVIANSPTECLVYIGAFVAFHIMLKVLLNKYVLRLYQDGDNYIAVFRGHMFNTIFKHKFHLKEFKKLNPTILVSWGDARFDLGNKHGIILENYFKTPEHFNYLLYKNQRHKPEEDEE; encoded by the coding sequence ATGAATTGTTTGCGATTGCTGAACGCGAGCCATAAAAATCTATTCAAAGTTTCTTCAATCAAATATGCTACCCATCCACTGAAGTTTTTGGAAGCACAGTCGAAGTGGCAAGAAAAAGATGGTGTGTCGAAGAGATGGCAGTTGATATACAAAGCACCCATGGACACACAACTAAACTATGCGACAACTTACCTTACTTTGTCGACCGTCTCTGTGGCTGCGGGCGGATTGTACTATGCTTCAGTGATTGACAAATCCGCATTTAATGATCCAGTAGTAATAGGAACAGATGTTGTTATAGCTAACAGCCCAACGGAATGCCTTGTTTACATCGGAGCGTTTGTAGCCTTTCACATAATGCTTAAAGTATTACTCAACAAATATGTCCTTCGACTCTACCAGGATGGAGACAATTACATAGCCGTGTTCAGAGGGCACATGTTCAATACCATCTTCAAACACAAGTTCCATCTGAAGGAATTCAAGAAGCTGAATCCCACTATTCTAGTGTCCTGGGGCGACGCTAGATTTGACCTAGGAAATAAGCATGGGATAATCCTTGAGAACTACTTTAAAACTCCGGagcattttaattatttattgtacaaaaatcaGAGACACAAGCCTGAGGAAGATGAGGAATAA
- the LOC125241283 gene encoding uncharacterized protein LOC125241283 produces the protein MKRVRFLTPCRADNLVTMNDSDCHSPRPFVQRNLNTEVPELPCVLVQDVLYSPDPVNRFEYSDTSPYPTVSKTEVISGFDTDNHWSPSNELELSMLDSSSQQPRKQVYFTPVSSASSQEDICSAQSRRLHLTPEPSTNVLSPIENNKFVSPPNVLHKDDNFFITRGGLNRFQLQDTVQVQMNKMSLGKENHYSVTSHVPVNRTLKPSSQASSGNLDDSCSCHHCNKTKTPSNFNTSTPGNMEHNGQNYLHHIENNYPNIQPPPPQPTCNHCKCTQQRQTSYVRKESMSPKHPNAVDKKAWIIERYEQAKNQCTDVEKQMNVSKEKREPTVGDLLKIIKLQNEQLQLLQEKVDKLITTASCAPQMPIQNIMREHVAVETIDRDQHKISIGVMTSLEMVRTSTVINKELMKQTYDNAQIQCNRSEISIKEVVKQPVNLNFLDGILPVGKTVESMQESPDAQHVSNCNDEKTLNEQSLYNVHVDNATTPLMSPDQSLYLDVRDYSGSDSGSDHSNVGWTYYNKVMTHVNGMLQDSDMPSSASALYRNTRQQCVQMHIDKTNISVTKRVTFGDEPAIQSADTSLRMNQLAAKYLKAAPAPAPRHNEMSFATRNYMERHKIFKDKIRQDVPNKLRYPGF, from the exons ATGAAGAGAGTTCGGTTCTTAACTCCGTGTAGGGCAGACAATTTGGTTACAATGAATGATTCCGATTGCCATTCGCCCCGACCGTTCGTCCAAAGGAATCTTAATACGGAAGTGCCGGAGCTACCATGTGTTCTTGTGCAAGACGTGTTGTATAGTCCAGACCCTGTCAATAGATTTGAGTACAGCGATACTTCACCTTATCCGACTGTAAGCAAGACCGAAGTAATCAGTGGATTTGATACGGACAACCATTGGTCGCCCAGCAATGAACTGGAGCTGAGCATGCTCGATTCATCAAGCCAGCAACCTAGAAAACAAGTGTACTTTACACCAGTGTCGAGTGCTTCTAGTCAGGAAGACATATGCAGTGCCCAGAGCAGGAGGTTACATTTAACACCTGAACCGTCGACCAACGTTTTATCTCCCattgagaataataaatttgtgTCACCACCTAATGTCCTTCATAAAGATGATAACTTCTTTATAACCCGTGGAGGCTTGAACAGGTTTCAACTTCAGGATACAGTTCAGGTTCAAATGAATAAAATGTCCTTGGGGAAGGAGAATCACTACAGTGTGACGTCTCATGTTCCTGTGAACAGAACCCTAAAACCCTCTAGTCAAGCATCCAGTGGCAACTTGGATGATAGCTGCAGTTGTCATCAttgtaataaaactaaaaccCCTTCTAACTTTAATACTTCAACACCTGGAAATATGGAGCACAATGGGCAAAACTATTTACACCATATAGAAAACAATTACCCAAACATACAGCCACCTCCACCACAACCAACCTGTAATCATTGCAAATGTACACAACAAAGACAAACTTCATATGTAAGAAAAGAATCCATGTCACCAAAACATCCAAATGCAGTCGACAAGAAAGCATGGATCATAGAAAGGTATGAGCAAGCCAAAAACCAATGCACTGATGTTGAAAAACAAATGAATGTTAGCAAAGAAAAGCGAGAACCAACTGTTGGTGACCTCTTAAAGATTATCAAACTACAAAATGAACAATTACAATTGCTACAAGAGAAAGTAGACAAATTAATAACAACTGCTAGTTGTGCACCTCAGATGCCCATTCAGAATATAATGAGGGAGCATGTAGCGGTGGAAACTATAGACAGAGATCAGCACAAGATCTCCATAGGGGTGATGACAAGTCTGGAGATGGTGCGAACATCAACAGTGATAAACAAAGAGTTGATGAAGCAAACATATGACAATGCACAGATACAGTGCAACCGTTCTGAAATAAGCATCAAAGAGGTTGTTAAACAGCCTGTGAATTTGAATTTTTTAGATGGTATATTACCTGTAGGTAAGACAGTAGAGAGTATGCAGGAGAGCCCTGACGCACAGCATGTGTCTAACTGCAATGATGAGAAGACGCTGAATGAGCAGAGTCTGTACAATGTGCATGTTGATAATGCCACTACACCCCTCATGTCGCCTGACCAAAGTCTTTACTTGGATGTTAGGGATTACAGCgg CTCAGATTCAGGAAGCGACCACTCCAACGTTGGATGGACATACTACAATAAAGTTATG ACTCACGTGAATGGTATGCTCCAAGACTCGGACATGCCGTCGTCGGCGAGCGCTCTGTACCGCAACACGAGGCAACAGTGTGTGCAGATGCACATTGACAAGACCAACATATCTGTCACCAAGAG AGTGACATTCGGCGATGAGCCAGCCATTCAGTCCGCCGATACAAGTCTGCGCATGAACCAGCTTGCGGCCAAGTATTTGAAAGCCGCGCCGGCGCCCGCGCCTCGTCATAACGAGATGAGCTTCGCTACTAGGAACTATATGGAGAGGCACAAGATTTTCAAG GACAAAATTCGTCAAGACGTACCCAACAAGCTGAGATACCCCGGTTTTTAG